A genomic segment from Nodularia sphaerocarpa UHCC 0038 encodes:
- a CDS encoding caspase family protein, with product MKRQALVVGINRYPCHKNSPKSPAAHLKTAASDAKVVARMLELYGNFEVKRLPSKSDISQLDEKEVIRAEELQQAITELFNPQENIPNTALLYFAGHGWREIYENGETEGFLATSDLNPRRKKYGVSLKWLRQLLQNSCVQQQIVWLDCGYSGELFNFNEREIGTGLTHELWKNEPRRNEGHEEGQEVKRVSESSCVSPIGNQDRCWITATQASERANTIQGRGVLTQALVSSLEPNQDDGGRRVTSDRIIEMIEERVRNNRFNQNPMFYTTGAPIILTGIRGTRWNYQHRLEHLWSETADWFSIGGQDLLIKHTYYHISNYFFGNSRNTGKAQSYKAAIETALEVTFPDDWWKNQKSIENLHESLKCLCGAVFCGQNEFGDRHITIGSAYLIALMAYADVFGNTNKLTDEIDLSQFKQLDFPLFPLQEPEQARLSAKALYDLFFCLFEACQNKESEFRQIFFNKEGNKFTIEFTRGADEPKKEGGLSLAEKLPRMLGKDSVPTPKLTNTTSAILRLWRCMLISKDGFMSPGTIYMEKQQLIVSSSFTREITKSCH from the coding sequence ATGAAACGTCAAGCGCTAGTTGTTGGTATCAATCGTTACCCTTGCCACAAAAATTCGCCTAAAAGTCCAGCTGCACATTTGAAAACAGCAGCTAGTGATGCGAAAGTTGTGGCGCGAATGTTAGAACTGTATGGTAACTTTGAGGTCAAGCGATTACCTAGTAAGTCAGACATATCACAACTAGATGAAAAAGAAGTGATTCGGGCAGAAGAACTGCAACAAGCGATTACAGAGTTATTTAACCCACAGGAAAATATTCCCAATACAGCACTGTTGTATTTTGCTGGTCATGGTTGGCGAGAAATTTATGAAAATGGAGAGACAGAAGGTTTTCTAGCCACCAGTGATCTAAATCCTCGACGTAAAAAATATGGCGTTTCTTTAAAATGGTTGCGTCAGTTATTGCAGAACAGTTGTGTACAACAGCAAATAGTATGGCTCGATTGCGGTTATAGTGGGGAGTTATTTAACTTTAATGAAAGGGAAATAGGTACAGGACTTACGCACGAGTTATGGAAGAATGAACCACGAAGGAACGAAGGACACGAAGAAGGACAGGAAGTCAAGAGGGTTTCAGAGAGTTCTTGCGTAAGTCCTATAGGTAATCAAGATCGTTGTTGGATTACAGCTACACAAGCATCTGAACGCGCTAACACAATTCAGGGACGTGGTGTATTAACTCAGGCTCTCGTTTCTAGTCTTGAGCCAAATCAGGATGATGGTGGTAGAAGAGTAACGAGCGATCGCATCATCGAAATGATTGAAGAGCGAGTTAGAAATAACAGGTTCAATCAGAACCCTATGTTTTACACAACTGGCGCTCCTATTATCCTGACTGGAATCAGAGGAACCAGATGGAATTATCAACATCGTCTTGAGCATCTTTGGAGTGAAACTGCTGATTGGTTTTCCATAGGTGGTCAAGATTTATTAATCAAACATACTTACTATCATATTAGTAATTATTTTTTTGGTAATTCTCGAAATACAGGTAAAGCTCAGAGTTATAAAGCGGCTATAGAAACAGCCTTAGAAGTAACTTTTCCTGATGACTGGTGGAAAAATCAGAAGTCAATTGAAAACTTGCATGAATCTCTGAAATGTCTTTGCGGCGCTGTATTTTGCGGACAGAATGAATTTGGCGATCGCCACATCACAATTGGTTCAGCTTACTTAATAGCATTAATGGCTTATGCAGATGTTTTCGGAAATACAAATAAGCTGACTGATGAGATAGATTTATCCCAATTTAAACAACTTGATTTCCCATTATTTCCTCTTCAAGAGCCTGAGCAAGCTAGATTATCAGCTAAAGCTTTATATGACCTCTTCTTCTGCTTATTTGAAGCTTGTCAAAATAAGGAATCTGAATTTAGACAAATATTTTTTAACAAAGAAGGGAATAAATTTACAATTGAGTTTACCAGGGGCGCAGATGAACCTAAAAAGGAAGGAGGGTTAAGTTTAGCAGAAAAATTACCCCGAATGCTAGGTAAAGATAGTGTACCCACACCAAAATTAACCAATACAACATCAGCTATTCTTCGTTTATGGAGATGTATGTTGATTAGTAAAGATGGCTTTATGAGTCCAGGTACTATTTATATGGAAAAACAACAACTCATAGTAAGTAGCTCCTTCACAAGGGAAATAACAAAATCATGCCATTAA
- a CDS encoding aminoglycoside phosphotransferase family protein yields MPLNQPLTACVVCQRNRGIKLAELLAKKFFTVHLIQHNQGYQFWKEGIKGDIQKQLPESVNAIFIHQSDYNLLNDRNIVSRFIFKFTSDGEPHVQGNELPIYRQVLLNQLNIEVEDVEEIVAYINQQQVQKPRICLRTNNITEWRNLVETVEFNNLQNRHELLNYLLCNILRNSQERTHEYYDLYRFLGSPQPIVYVLDDYRNYTTYNNDIYKITDSNIREISKYYRDPETDQNQDFTEVIKGFCLILNNLSIRFDVKAIELNFPASLDNLNVDQLQPTYELIYHLLNLNNYENQFHVNAAEIAAFIVDIEWLPNITDAQTQQQTNQEWWKKWKQMGVMAIDILSQRYPEIPCYILTGSQPINELQEGLVHRAYWGFEKPKSHHYKTGNDKQPSELLNCITLEQHLVKAVNRRYGSYQKSPFQQLNIHANSSLWQKLIKKLNIQLPLEQCVRGQALIKLIAGLFPTAQQVEPIKILSGGKSQAQATFLVSPICENNRLATRFIKIGSWFLIQKEYLAYQKVIQPRLNSYTANIIQRPILTEVEQHQMSWGALMYTLAGFPEEYDNLQSLHELFKQHNNSAEGAIDLLKCVKNTLEKVLFPLYKSSFSQEAKTQPVWCWLGDGLPPIYTGVLIPLIKLPGIDCLNENTVSNDIFVIPSAVARNSEGEESWRLAFSNLQELNTKLDEQYQGNKLPELSLEDLEIVAKDYQKVLLSGWKLMAVEVPGNSNEGELLLVHPILGMRVFLRGDAEDIRLRFGATWLRPGMTVNVLVYLDTKTQRLNNTYKNLSGVDYADNQNNLDLHIREDFKRVNQIDLALRSPVEVFYNDCCHPDNYLSVTGHAAPIHGDLNLNNILYAAGETVGWLIDFERVKTEGLAAYDLAKLEGEIWTNHLLVYINELAKLTPNSIVNNCYKLLYFCLQSLEFLGDEAEFFKTKVRNDQDLAFTSDGLLMPIINLLKVIKLIRDFGVSKCQITLEEMKWSLSAYFLNAAKLNVAPHKRNNAESSMTVFQFLISAWHLAGIVRERGN; encoded by the coding sequence ATGCCATTAAATCAACCTTTAACAGCGTGCGTTGTCTGTCAGCGTAACAGAGGTATAAAATTAGCAGAACTTTTAGCAAAGAAATTTTTCACTGTTCATTTAATTCAACATAACCAGGGTTATCAATTTTGGAAAGAAGGAATAAAAGGAGACATACAAAAACAATTACCCGAATCAGTAAATGCTATTTTTATTCATCAAAGTGACTACAACCTTTTGAATGATAGAAATATTGTTTCGAGATTTATATTTAAATTTACTTCTGATGGTGAACCTCATGTACAAGGAAATGAATTACCTATTTATAGGCAAGTTTTACTAAATCAGTTAAATATTGAAGTAGAAGATGTTGAGGAAATTGTAGCTTATATCAATCAACAACAGGTACAAAAGCCTCGGATTTGCCTTCGCACTAATAACATTACAGAATGGCGGAATCTAGTAGAAACTGTAGAATTTAACAACCTACAAAATCGCCATGAACTTTTAAATTATTTGCTGTGTAATATTTTGCGTAATTCTCAAGAAAGAACACATGAGTATTATGATTTATATAGGTTTTTAGGTAGTCCACAACCCATCGTTTATGTTTTAGATGATTACAGGAATTATACTACTTATAATAATGATATATACAAAATTACAGACTCAAACATCAGAGAAATTTCTAAATATTATCGTGATCCAGAAACAGATCAAAATCAGGATTTTACAGAAGTAATCAAAGGTTTTTGTTTAATTTTAAATAATTTATCTATCAGATTTGATGTCAAAGCTATTGAGTTAAATTTCCCAGCATCACTAGATAATTTAAATGTTGATCAACTCCAACCTACCTATGAATTAATCTATCACCTTTTAAACTTGAATAATTATGAAAACCAATTCCATGTTAATGCTGCGGAAATTGCTGCTTTTATTGTCGATATAGAATGGTTACCAAATATAACAGATGCACAAACTCAACAACAAACAAATCAGGAATGGTGGAAAAAATGGAAGCAAATGGGGGTAATGGCTATTGATATTCTTTCCCAGCGCTATCCAGAAATTCCTTGCTATATTTTGACAGGTTCTCAACCTATCAATGAGCTTCAAGAAGGATTAGTACATCGCGCCTATTGGGGATTTGAAAAACCTAAATCTCATCATTATAAGACTGGTAATGATAAACAACCCAGTGAATTACTCAACTGCATCACTTTAGAACAACATTTAGTTAAAGCAGTTAATCGTCGTTATGGTTCTTACCAAAAATCACCATTTCAACAGTTAAATATCCATGCTAATTCTAGTTTATGGCAAAAATTAATTAAAAAATTAAACATTCAACTCCCTCTAGAACAATGTGTGCGCGGTCAAGCTCTGATAAAATTAATTGCAGGTCTTTTCCCCACTGCACAGCAAGTAGAACCGATTAAAATTCTCTCTGGCGGAAAATCTCAAGCTCAAGCAACTTTTTTAGTTAGTCCTATATGTGAAAATAACCGTTTAGCAACTCGGTTTATTAAAATTGGTTCTTGGTTTTTGATTCAAAAAGAATATTTAGCGTATCAAAAGGTAATTCAACCCCGACTCAACAGTTATACTGCTAACATCATTCAAAGACCAATTTTAACAGAAGTCGAGCAACACCAAATGTCTTGGGGTGCTTTGATGTACACCTTGGCAGGATTTCCAGAAGAATATGATAACTTACAATCTCTGCATGAATTATTTAAACAGCATAACAACAGTGCTGAGGGGGCTATTGATTTATTAAAATGTGTGAAAAATACTTTAGAAAAGGTGTTATTTCCACTTTATAAGTCTAGCTTTTCTCAGGAAGCTAAAACACAACCTGTGTGGTGTTGGCTGGGTGATGGGCTTCCTCCTATTTATACAGGAGTTTTGATACCATTAATAAAATTACCTGGAATTGATTGTTTAAATGAAAATACAGTTTCTAATGATATATTTGTAATTCCATCGGCTGTTGCGAGGAATAGCGAAGGTGAAGAAAGTTGGAGATTAGCATTTTCTAATTTGCAAGAACTGAATACTAAACTTGATGAACAATATCAAGGAAATAAACTTCCAGAACTATCACTTGAGGATCTGGAAATTGTTGCTAAAGACTATCAAAAAGTTTTGCTATCTGGTTGGAAGTTAATGGCTGTTGAGGTTCCAGGTAATAGCAATGAGGGAGAACTCTTGTTAGTGCATCCAATTTTAGGAATGAGAGTGTTTTTACGAGGTGATGCGGAAGATATTCGTTTACGGTTTGGTGCTACATGGCTTCGTCCAGGGATGACTGTCAATGTTTTAGTTTATTTGGATACAAAAACTCAAAGATTAAATAATACTTATAAAAATTTATCAGGCGTTGATTACGCAGATAATCAGAATAATTTAGATTTACATATCCGGGAAGATTTTAAAAGGGTGAATCAGATAGATTTAGCTTTACGTTCACCTGTGGAGGTTTTTTATAATGATTGTTGTCACCCAGATAATTATTTATCTGTAACTGGTCATGCAGCACCGATTCATGGGGATTTAAATTTAAATAATATTCTTTATGCTGCTGGTGAAACGGTAGGTTGGTTAATTGATTTTGAACGAGTGAAAACAGAAGGTTTGGCTGCTTATGATTTAGCGAAGTTAGAGGGGGAGATTTGGACAAATCATCTATTAGTTTATATAAACGAGTTGGCAAAGCTGACACCTAATAGTATAGTTAATAATTGCTATAAGTTACTCTATTTTTGTTTGCAATCGTTAGAGTTTTTGGGAGATGAAGCAGAATTTTTTAAGACGAAGGTGAGAAATGATCAGGATTTAGCTTTTACCTCTGATGGTTTATTAATGCCGATAATTAATCTGCTGAAGGTGATTAAGCTTATCCGTGATTTTGGTGTATCAAAATGCCAAATTACATTAGAAGAGATGAAATGGTCATTGTCAGCATATTTCTTGAATGCAGCTAAGTTAAATGTTGCACCGCACAAGAGAAATAATGCTGAAAGTTCTATGACTGTGTTCCAATTTTTAATATCAGCATGGCATTTAGCTGGAATTGTTCGTGAAAGAGGTAATTAA
- a CDS encoding caspase family protein, which yields MNRDALVIGINRYPLFKETPTSESKHLKLAAEDAEAIAQVLETHGNFRVTRLPQRFIDDRFQVDPQQLVTVAELETAIKKLFQPEGDRIPDTALLFFAGHGLQNQPEGGIRQGYLASSDASPRKNICGVSLHRLRQILNNSPIKQQIIFLDCCHSGELFNFSFDDLQMVAYDKMRFFVTASREFEGAYSSPSGKHGAFTEMLLKGLNPSLTSEGVVTSMDLKLFIEQELIQVPQKPLVSNGSREILLTSTPEKKHLFDSSNASSKTSNWICRDTLTGHGDRVTSVAISPDGKIIASGSLDRTIKLWDLATGRLVQTIKQHSGAVTCVTFSQDRQTLASSSARPDGSIKLWNVNTGQLKTSLKADNWIVLNVWSIALSPDGKTIVSGHHADSTVKIWDLTNQRLVHTLKGHGWAVNSVAVSPDGQIVASGGADSNIKLWNVSTGREIRNFNGVSDGPVGLVQSFFGNNVSDNQVCTVAFSPDGKTLASGGENQQIKLWGVNNKNVNFLKGSSEKVHTVAFSPDGKTLASGGADGIIRIWNLLTGKVTFNLGDSSCVYSLAFSPDGKTLVSGNGDNTIQVWTLN from the coding sequence ATGAATCGAGATGCTTTAGTTATCGGTATCAATCGTTATCCTTTGTTTAAGGAAACACCCACAAGTGAAAGTAAACATTTAAAACTGGCTGCTGAAGATGCGGAAGCGATCGCCCAAGTTCTAGAAACTCATGGTAACTTTAGGGTGACTCGTCTTCCCCAAAGGTTCATTGATGATAGGTTCCAAGTTGATCCTCAACAACTGGTGACAGTAGCAGAATTGGAAACCGCCATAAAGAAACTCTTTCAGCCAGAAGGAGACAGAATACCTGATACTGCTTTGTTGTTTTTCGCTGGACATGGACTACAAAACCAGCCTGAAGGTGGAATCAGACAAGGTTACTTAGCCAGCAGTGATGCGAGTCCCAGAAAAAATATTTGTGGTGTATCGTTGCATCGGTTACGTCAAATCTTAAATAATAGTCCAATTAAACAACAAATTATTTTTTTAGACTGTTGTCACAGTGGCGAATTATTTAATTTTTCCTTTGATGATTTGCAGATGGTAGCATATGACAAAATGCGCTTTTTTGTAACCGCATCAAGAGAGTTTGAAGGTGCTTACAGTAGTCCTAGTGGTAAACATGGCGCTTTCACAGAAATGCTTCTGAAAGGACTAAATCCCAGTCTGACTTCAGAGGGGGTAGTCACTAGTATGGATCTGAAACTGTTCATCGAACAGGAACTAATACAAGTACCACAAAAGCCGCTTGTATCTAATGGTAGTAGAGAAATATTGCTGACTAGCACTCCAGAGAAAAAACATTTATTTGATTCATCGAACGCATCCAGTAAAACTTCAAATTGGATATGCAGAGATACCTTAACTGGACATGGAGACAGAGTGACATCAGTAGCAATTAGCCCTGATGGGAAAATCATCGCTAGTGGTAGTCTTGACCGCACGATTAAACTTTGGGATTTGGCTACTGGTAGATTGGTACAAACTATTAAACAACATTCCGGTGCTGTGACTTGTGTCACTTTTAGTCAAGATAGGCAGACATTGGCAAGTAGCAGTGCTAGACCAGACGGTAGTATTAAATTATGGAATGTCAATACAGGTCAATTAAAAACAAGTCTGAAAGCAGATAATTGGATAGTTTTAAATGTTTGGTCTATTGCTTTAAGTCCTGATGGTAAAACTATTGTGAGCGGTCATCATGCAGATAGTACGGTGAAAATTTGGGATTTAACTAATCAAAGATTGGTACACACTCTTAAAGGTCATGGATGGGCTGTAAATTCGGTTGCTGTTAGCCCTGATGGACAAATAGTTGCTAGTGGCGGTGCTGACAGTAATATCAAGCTGTGGAATGTTTCTACTGGTAGAGAAATCCGCAATTTTAATGGAGTAAGTGATGGTCCTGTAGGTTTAGTTCAATCTTTCTTCGGTAACAATGTCAGTGACAATCAAGTTTGTACAGTGGCTTTTAGCCCTGATGGGAAAACTCTTGCTAGTGGTGGGGAAAACCAACAGATTAAATTGTGGGGCGTAAACAACAAAAATGTAAATTTTCTCAAAGGAAGTTCTGAGAAAGTTCACACAGTGGCTTTTAGCCCTGATGGCAAAACTCTTGCTAGTGGTGGTGCTGACGGTATAATTAGAATTTGGAATTTATTGACTGGAAAAGTTACTTTTAATTTAGGAGATTCCAGTTGTGTTTATTCTTTGGCGTTTAGCCCTGATGGTAAGACTTTAGTCAGTGGTAATGGGGATAACACTATTCAGGTTTGGACATTAAACTGA